One stretch of Thalassovita sp. DNA includes these proteins:
- the nadC gene encoding carboxylating nicotinate-nucleotide diphosphorylase — MSQSYATLPDLILEPLVKSALMEDLGTYGDITTRAVIPADVTYTARLNARADGVASGLQVAAIAFRLVDPRLQIRTLKRDGDRIAKGDTLMEIEGAAASILSGERVALNFAGRLTGIATLTAAFVAETAGTQTRVTCTRKTTPGLRIVEKQAVLHGGGFNHRFSLSDAILIKDNHIAAAGGVRAVLEATKAHASHMVRVEIEVDTLAQLDEVLRTGGADVVLLDNMDTPTLQEAVTLTAGRMVLEASGNMKLERIAEVAATGVDYISSGALTHSAQTLDLGLDF; from the coding sequence ATGAGCCAAAGCTACGCCACCCTGCCCGATCTGATTTTGGAACCGCTGGTGAAATCCGCGCTGATGGAGGATCTGGGCACCTATGGCGACATCACCACCCGCGCAGTGATCCCCGCCGATGTCACCTATACCGCGCGGCTGAACGCCCGTGCCGATGGCGTGGCCTCGGGCCTGCAGGTGGCAGCAATTGCCTTCCGTCTGGTGGATCCCAGATTGCAGATCCGCACGCTGAAACGGGATGGTGACCGGATCGCCAAAGGCGACACGCTGATGGAGATTGAAGGCGCCGCCGCCTCAATCCTATCCGGCGAACGGGTGGCGCTGAACTTTGCCGGCCGTCTGACAGGTATTGCGACCCTGACCGCCGCCTTTGTGGCGGAAACCGCTGGCACCCAGACCCGCGTCACCTGCACCCGCAAAACCACCCCCGGTCTGCGCATCGTCGAAAAACAGGCCGTGCTGCATGGTGGTGGGTTCAACCACCGTTTCAGCCTGTCTGATGCCATCCTGATCAAGGACAACCACATCGCGGCAGCCGGCGGCGTGCGCGCCGTGTTGGAGGCCACCAAAGCCCACGCCAGCCATATGGTGCGGGTGGAGATTGAGGTCGACACGCTGGCCCAGCTTGATGAGGTGCTGCGCACCGGTGGCGCCGATGTGGTGCTGCTGGACAATATGGACACCCCCACCCTGCAGGAGGCGGTGACGCTGACCGCGGGCCGGATGGTGTTGGAGGCCTCGGGCAACATGAAGCTGGAGCGGATTGCCGAGGTTGCCGCGACCGGTGTTGATTACATCTCCTCCGGGGCGCTGACCCATTCGGCGCAGACTTTGGATCTGGGGCTGGATTTCTGA
- a CDS encoding ANTAR domain-containing response regulator, with protein sequence MPKNLTIIIVEKDRDRALQIVDGLKASGDHAITVLSEESGLARRIAALDPDVVLIDMASPSRDALEELALASGPMDRPVAMFVDHSDGALTKAAIEAGVSAYVVNGLQQERLTPILDAAITRFHMVSRMRSELAATRRALEERKTIDRAKGILMKARGVSEDEAYALLRKAAMDQGRKLAEVAEALVSTAGLLS encoded by the coding sequence ATGCCCAAGAACCTCACCATCATCATCGTCGAAAAGGACCGCGACCGTGCGCTTCAGATCGTCGATGGGCTGAAAGCCTCTGGCGATCATGCCATCACCGTTTTGTCCGAAGAAAGCGGGCTGGCCCGCCGGATTGCGGCGCTGGACCCGGATGTGGTGCTGATCGATATGGCCAGCCCGTCGCGCGACGCGTTGGAAGAACTGGCGCTGGCCTCTGGTCCGATGGATCGCCCCGTGGCGATGTTTGTCGATCACTCGGACGGGGCGCTGACCAAAGCCGCGATTGAGGCCGGCGTGTCCGCCTATGTAGTGAACGGGTTGCAGCAGGAACGGTTGACGCCAATTCTGGATGCGGCGATCACCCGGTTTCACATGGTCAGCCGCATGCGCAGTGAACTGGCCGCGACCCGCCGCGCCTTGGAGGAACGCAAAACCATCGACCGCGCCAAGGGTATTTTGATGAAAGCGCGCGGCGTCAGCGAGGATGAGGCCTATGCCCTATTGCGCAAGGCCGCGATGGATCAGGGCCGCAAACTGGCCGAGGTGGCCGAAGCCCTGGTCAGCACCGCGGGGCTCTTGTCATGA
- a CDS encoding CmpA/NrtA family ABC transporter substrate-binding protein — protein MKRTHLKIASLLAASTLLTTPALAELLDVEKDELKFGFIKLTDMAPLAVAYEKGYFEDEGLFVTLEAQANWKVLLDGVISGTLDGAHMLAGQPLAATIGYGTEAHIITPFSMDLNGNGITVSNEIWAEMKQHIPHDDAGKPIHPISASALKPVVEAYADDGKPFNMGMVFPVSTHNYELRYWLAAGGLEPGFYSPEDVSGQIGADVLLSVTPPPQMPATMEAGTIYGYCVGEPWNQQAVFKGIGVPVITDYELWKNNPEKVFGLSAEFQQENPQTTLAITKALIRAAMWLDENDNANRPEAVEILSRSEYVGADYDVIANSMTGTFEYEKGDKREVPDFNVFFRYNATYPYYSDAVWYLTQMRRWGQIAEQKPDSWYDEVAKSVYKPEIYLEAAKMLVDEGLADAADFPFDSDGYKAPTPAGDIIDGIAYDGRTPNAYIDSLPIGLKGAQKVVGSDVQG, from the coding sequence ATGAAACGCACGCATTTGAAGATCGCTAGCCTGTTGGCTGCAAGTACCCTGCTGACCACCCCGGCACTGGCTGAGCTGCTGGATGTTGAAAAGGATGAGTTGAAGTTCGGCTTCATCAAACTGACCGACATGGCGCCTTTGGCGGTGGCCTATGAAAAGGGTTACTTCGAAGACGAAGGCCTGTTTGTCACGTTGGAAGCCCAGGCCAACTGGAAGGTGCTGCTGGACGGTGTGATCTCGGGCACTTTGGACGGTGCACATATGCTGGCCGGTCAGCCGCTGGCCGCCACCATCGGCTACGGAACCGAAGCACATATCATCACCCCCTTCTCGATGGATCTGAACGGCAACGGCATCACCGTGTCAAATGAGATCTGGGCCGAGATGAAACAACACATCCCCCATGATGATGCCGGCAAGCCGATCCACCCGATTTCCGCTTCGGCGTTGAAACCGGTTGTCGAGGCTTATGCCGATGACGGCAAACCGTTCAACATGGGCATGGTCTTTCCCGTGTCGACCCACAACTACGAACTGCGTTACTGGCTGGCCGCTGGCGGGCTGGAGCCGGGTTTCTATTCGCCGGAGGACGTAAGCGGCCAGATCGGCGCCGATGTCCTGCTGTCCGTGACCCCGCCGCCGCAGATGCCCGCCACGATGGAGGCTGGCACGATTTATGGTTACTGCGTGGGGGAACCGTGGAACCAGCAGGCGGTGTTCAAAGGCATCGGCGTGCCGGTCATCACCGATTATGAGCTGTGGAAGAACAACCCCGAAAAGGTCTTTGGCCTGAGCGCCGAATTCCAGCAGGAAAACCCGCAGACCACGCTGGCTATCACCAAGGCCCTGATCCGCGCCGCCATGTGGCTGGATGAAAATGACAACGCCAACCGCCCCGAAGCGGTCGAAATCCTCAGCCGTTCGGAATACGTGGGGGCGGATTATGACGTGATCGCCAATTCGATGACCGGCACCTTTGAATATGAAAAAGGTGACAAGCGTGAAGTGCCCGATTTCAACGTCTTCTTCCGCTACAACGCCACCTACCCCTACTACTCGGATGCTGTCTGGTACCTGACCCAGATGCGCCGCTGGGGCCAGATCGCCGAGCAGAAGCCGGACAGCTGGTATGATGAGGTCGCCAAATCGGTCTACAAGCCCGAGATCTATCTGGAAGCGGCCAAAATGCTGGTCGACGAAGGTCTGGCCGATGCCGCCGACTTCCCCTTTGACAGCGACGGCTACAAAGCGCCCACCCCAGCGGGCGACATCATTGACGGCATCGCCTACGACGGCCGCACGCCCAACGCCTATATCGACAGCCTGCCGATCGGCCTGAAAGGCGCGCAGAAGGTCGTGGGCAGCGACGTCCAGGGTTAA
- a CDS encoding ABC transporter substrate-binding protein, producing the protein MTYTLPTGYIPLTDAAPLIIARSLGFDEEEGLHLELHRAPSWATLRDYLALSRVEAAHLLAPLPIAAALGLGGAAQPLEVLSVLSLNGTVIGVSPGLAHLMRNNGYRFDFADAWAAGEALFALDQPLRVGVPFPFSMHAELLFYWLDALGLPADRRPTIHTVPPPLMAEAMAKGEIDAFCVGEPWGTISVENGVGELLLPGQAIWQSAPEKVLATRHGWADRHPDLAGRLIRCLWRAGRWLGEAQNMTTCAEILSRPEHLGVSPDLIDRALSGRLVVSPRGEIRQADRFVAFFDGAATFPWQSQAAWIGVQLARRHGRDPVKSAQAAQAVFRADLHRHHLSQVTRSLPGASAKVEGALNHASALGSENGRLILPPDSFFDGRIFDPERVA; encoded by the coding sequence ATGACCTATACCCTGCCCACCGGATATATCCCGCTGACCGATGCCGCGCCGCTGATCATTGCCCGTTCCCTCGGGTTTGATGAGGAGGAAGGCCTGCATCTGGAGCTGCACCGCGCGCCCAGCTGGGCAACCTTGCGTGACTATCTGGCGCTTAGCCGGGTGGAGGCCGCGCATCTGCTGGCGCCCCTGCCCATTGCTGCGGCGCTGGGGCTTGGCGGCGCGGCGCAACCGCTTGAGGTGCTTTCGGTCCTGTCACTCAATGGCACCGTCATTGGGGTCAGTCCCGGACTGGCACATTTGATGCGCAACAACGGCTACCGCTTTGATTTTGCTGATGCATGGGCCGCCGGTGAGGCTCTGTTTGCGCTGGATCAGCCGCTGCGGGTCGGGGTGCCCTTCCCCTTCTCAATGCATGCCGAACTGCTGTTTTACTGGCTGGACGCGCTTGGCCTGCCCGCTGATCGACGCCCCACCATCCACACAGTGCCGCCGCCCCTGATGGCGGAGGCCATGGCGAAGGGTGAGATTGATGCCTTCTGCGTTGGGGAACCTTGGGGAACAATTTCGGTTGAAAACGGCGTGGGTGAACTGCTGTTGCCCGGTCAGGCCATTTGGCAGAGCGCACCCGAGAAGGTACTGGCCACCCGCCACGGCTGGGCGGACCGCCACCCTGATCTGGCCGGGCGCCTGATCCGCTGCCTGTGGCGCGCAGGTCGCTGGCTGGGGGAGGCCCAGAACATGACGACCTGCGCGGAGATCCTGTCACGGCCGGAACACCTAGGCGTGTCGCCAGACCTGATTGACCGGGCGCTGTCGGGCCGGCTGGTCGTTTCGCCCCGCGGGGAAATCCGGCAGGCGGACAGGTTTGTGGCCTTCTTCGATGGCGCGGCCACCTTCCCCTGGCAATCTCAGGCGGCCTGGATCGGCGTACAACTGGCGCGCCGCCATGGCCGCGATCCGGTGAAATCCGCGCAGGCCGCACAGGCGGTGTTCCGGGCGGACCTGCACCGTCATCATTTGTCCCAGGTGACCCGCAGCCTGCCCGGTGCCTCGGCCAAGGTTGAGGGTGCGCTCAACCACGCCAGCGCATTGGGATCGGAAAACGGGCGGCTGATTCTGCCCCCCGATTCCTTCTTCGATGGCCGCATTTTTGATCCTGAGCGGGTTGCGTGA
- a CDS encoding ABC transporter permease gives MTAIDPQSLSDAEKAARKDARQARIFTRINRLDGWFQVLGLAWLTPILKAAAGDNPRAQMKEVWQLLGVPLIAIFAFLIAWGTLAPKVQTSLGAIPGPVQVWEQVGNLHDDHLREQDKAAAFYQRQDERNAKLIAAGKADKVKNRSYTGKPTYYQQIWTSIKTVFFGFLIATVVAVPVGIAAGLSKTANAAVNPLVQIFKPVSPLAWLPIVTMVVSAVYTTNDGMFSKSFLISAITVTLCSLWPTLINTALGVSSIDKDLVSVSKVLKMNTYTKITKLVLPSALPLIFTGLRLSLGVGWMVLIAAEMLAQNPGLGKFVWDEFQNGSSQSLAKIMVAVFTIGIIGFLLDRVMYALQSLFTFTNNR, from the coding sequence ATGACTGCCATCGACCCGCAATCTCTCTCTGACGCGGAGAAAGCCGCCCGGAAAGACGCCCGACAGGCCCGTATCTTCACCCGCATCAACCGTTTGGACGGCTGGTTTCAGGTGCTGGGCCTCGCTTGGCTGACCCCGATCCTGAAAGCTGCTGCTGGTGACAATCCACGCGCCCAGATGAAAGAGGTCTGGCAGCTTCTTGGTGTGCCGCTGATCGCGATCTTTGCCTTTCTAATCGCCTGGGGCACATTGGCGCCGAAGGTGCAGACCTCACTTGGGGCCATTCCCGGTCCGGTGCAGGTCTGGGAACAGGTCGGCAATCTGCATGACGATCATCTGCGCGAACAGGACAAGGCGGCAGCCTTCTACCAGCGTCAGGATGAACGCAACGCCAAACTGATTGCGGCGGGCAAAGCCGACAAGGTGAAAAACCGCAGCTACACCGGCAAACCAACCTATTACCAGCAAATCTGGACCTCGATCAAAACCGTCTTCTTCGGCTTCCTGATCGCCACTGTTGTGGCGGTGCCCGTGGGTATCGCGGCGGGTCTGTCAAAAACCGCTAACGCCGCCGTGAACCCGCTGGTGCAGATCTTCAAGCCGGTCTCGCCCCTCGCATGGTTGCCGATCGTGACCATGGTGGTGTCGGCCGTCTACACCACCAATGACGGCATGTTTTCCAAGTCGTTCCTGATCTCGGCCATCACCGTGACGCTCTGTTCGCTGTGGCCGACGCTGATCAACACCGCGCTGGGGGTTTCCAGCATCGACAAGGACCTCGTCTCGGTCTCCAAAGTGTTGAAAATGAACACCTATACCAAGATCACCAAGCTGGTGCTGCCCTCGGCCCTGCCGCTGATCTTCACCGGTTTGCGCCTCAGCCTGGGCGTCGGCTGGATGGTGCTGATCGCCGCCGAAATGCTGGCGCAGAACCCCGGCCTTGGCAAATTTGTCTGGGATGAGTTCCAGAACGGCTCCAGCCAGTCCTTGGCCAAGATCATGGTTGCGGTCTTCACCATCGGCATCATCGGCTTCCTGCTGGATCGTGTGATGTATGCGCTGCAGTCCCTGTTCACCTTCACGAACAACCGGTGA